The Panicum hallii strain FIL2 chromosome 5, PHallii_v3.1, whole genome shotgun sequence genome contains the following window.
TTGGATTAAAGAAATTAGGATCCTTGTCCACAACGAAACCCCACATGGCTATGCCTTTGTTAATTATTTATGTGTCTTCTGTATGTGCTGAGCTGGCATTTCTTATTACTATCCGCTATGCTTTCTCTGCTTCTGTTAAATAAATTATGCTTTATTTGTAGGACCTGAGGAATCTGCGGTCACAGCTATACTCAGCGGCAGAATATTTTGAAGTATTTTACCGAAACAACTCGCACAAGTCTACGTATGATCTTTTCCTGGATCTTTGCTTTCCTTGTTTGTCTAGTCTGCTGTTGCTTCAATAAACAAGTAACACATCTCATCTCCTTTTTAATCTTATTCTGCAGTGTGATGACGAGTTTGAAAGATTACACAGTTGAGGCCCTTGTTAGCACAGTGGACCATCTGGGTTTTGTGTCATACAAGGTGGATAATCTTGTCAGCGAAAAGGCTGATGAGGTTAATGAAACAGAATTTCTAGTATCTTCAGTTGAACAGGTATAATGCCTACTGCAAAAAAATTCCTTTAGTAAATCAATTTTTTTTACTGTGTTTTGTAAGTTTGCTGATGTGGGATGAATATCAGACAGTTACATTTGTCTATCTCGAGCCTTCAAACCATTGTTGTTTCTCATGGTTGCAGAGGGTACGAATTTGCCAACAGACGATGGACCAAGAAGGAAGATCTCAACAAGCTCTTCTCATCAAGGGGCCAAAGTACCACAGGCGTTACATATTACCAGGCAATTCCACGCTCCATTCTGTTACTGCTGCATTAAAGAACTACCTTCtttggatgtataattattgTTGCTATGTTTTATAGGCATGGATCTACTGGAATCTTCCATACATCCAGTTTCGGAACCTCCACGGTACAACAGACAATATACAAGTCGCAAAATGCACAAGTCTCAATCTTGTAAGTTCATTGAACTTCTGATCTATAATTCTTTGTAAGGCTTACTGTGTTGTTGATTTTCAACTGCTTCCTCCAGCCATTTCTACTCCAGGATGTCGGCAGGCTACAATGAGGTAAACAAATAGGAACTAGCAGATCCCTCCATTGCATGTTTGATTTATTTGGTGAAAGTTGATTGTTCACTGTTCAGTATCCATAATGATACACTGCAGcacttctttttttaaaaaaaacaatgCATGTTCTGCTGCAGGCGTGCTCGTTCACCATCTCCTACACCTAAGGATGCATATCACCGATCCCGGTCCTTGTCACCTTCTCAAAAAGCACGAGCTAAATCTCCATCTCCTCGAATCGTGAACTCAAATACAAAAGGTACATTGTCCTTTGTCTGATTGAGCATATGTTTGAATGTGGAACTTGCATTGAGGAGGTTAGTGGGCAATTGTCGCATTCGCTTTTGCTATGCAGAAATAAGGGCAGGCTCACCAATACCAGATTCTAATCCTCTGGCACGGTCCTCTACAGTCGCAAGAAAACCACCTGTGAACTCAAAGCATTTGGTATGTCCTGAGCACAGCTTTGACCTATTATGTCAGTTTGGGATTATCCTTGTCTAGAACTCTAGATTACTACTGGTGGATTACCAAAAGAGCATCATCTGATTTTCTTTGTGTTTGATCACAGAATTCAATTTTTGTAATGTGGCATTCTGTGCAGAGACAAACTTCAATGCAGTTACACACCGACTGGGACCATCACAAGGAACAGGAGAAAAGCTCGAGCAAAGGCAGGGGTTTCCTCAAGTCGTTGCTCACAAGGCGCCGGTGGAGGAACGATGAGTCATTGTACAGTTACTTGGATGAGTATTGATTGTTGGAATGCTGAAAACAAAGAAGTGTGGTGTTAATTGAATCAACATCTGATATTCGTATTTGTGGCCTCTTGCTATGCCAAAAGGTTGCAATCATGTCCTTTCGTTTCCTTTGCGCcattttctcttcttcttttttcatGTATTCATACAACTCAGGCACATGGTGAACGCAGCTCCTGGTGGCCCCTAATGGTGGCATTGTGCAAGTATAGCCACCATGAACAGAATACAACGTTCAGATGAGGTTCCCATTTTTCAGTTTTAGAATTTTGGGGTTGCCGTCAAAACTCATCTTGAAGCCAAAGATGGAAATATACACTAGGGTCCACATCACTAAAGATCCAATCATTGCATTTCCTCTTTCTACTTGGTTCCTCCTTATCTATGCCATGCTGATTcatctgtttttttttccttgtaATGTGTTAGCCGTTCTTGTCATGCATGAAACAGTGCAGTATTACTGAATTCCTCCTGATGGTGGGAGCAACAAACATCAAACAGCGAAGGGCTCTAAGCATAGCTCAGGCCCTACGGGTACTAGCAGTATACCTTATCTGTCGTGATCAGGAGGAAGTAAATTAACTGGTTGTCGCGTCTGAAAGAAGATAATGAATTCAGGTATGATACTTTTCTTCTTCTGATCATCAAGATGCGTGATGGGCATCATTCACCTTTCACATTCTATGATTGGGCCGGTGAGCAAGGCTTGGAAGAGATTAACATCATAACGCGAGCATGGTCTAACTTTAACAGCAGCAGTGTTGAACTGTTATTAGTTGCTGTGTACATTATGCCCAGTGGAGCCATGCTAAGCTTCTTGCCTTTTCAGTCCAGTAGTGCGTCCTTTTCTTTTTACGTGTGACTGTGATTGGACTTGTACAGCACATATCGTCTTGCGCTTAAGGAACCCATCATGTCTGCTGCTTTTCTTCAGGGAACTTTGATTTCGACTGAATTAATTAATGCAGTTACTTGGCTGGGTGTTCTTTTTAATTGCAAAGGAAAGCATCGATCCCCTTCTCAATAGGAGGAAGAATGGACCCTTTTAACTAACTCGGCCTGTTTGTGGCCTGCTGCTCTCTTGGGCCTAGACCGCCGtagtcctgcctgctgctgtaCGTTGTATTGCTGTGGCTGAAACTAattaaaaagaaataaaatCGCGGAATAGTTTATACATGTGTTGTGCCGTGGTCAGCAGCTAGATAAAATGCCTCGATTCAGACATAAAAACAGAGGGAGCATTAAGTTGACAAAGGAACAATAGTCGATCGGAATAGTTTGTATACGTACTGCTAGCTGCTTCAATTCAGACATAAAATGTTTCATATATGTCCTCGATCTGTCAGCAAGTGGAGGAGCTGAGATTCCTGCAGCCTTGTCAATAAGTTGCATTGTTTGGATCTCGATCGAtcttcttgtaatataaataaaTGACCAACGCAAATGCTCACCTAGTCGAGAGTTGACCAATGCAAGGGAAAATAAAACGTTCTCTGATGGATCTGCTAAGTTCGTACAAAAAGTTGGGATGGTCCGGTCCTTTGTAGACTGCACAATAATAAGCTAGGCAAAACAACAGGCCGGGAGCTTTATTAATTAATTTCAACTGGCTGGCTAAGAATTATATATATTGAAGAACACAGCAAATATGTGTGCATGCAGCCCAAGAATTCCATGTCCTGATCTGAGCCAGTGGATTGGATTGATCACTAGTACTAGCAGGGGAGATGAAGAGGATGATCAACGGCATGCAGAACAACAACTAACAGAGTATGTAATAATTAACTAACCCTGCTGTCCCGCTCTCCTTCGTTCCTTAGCTACAGCCACCTAATACTCCCTCGTATTAGGTTTGTTCTAAGTCTAAGTTAGCTAACTTtgatcaaatctatagaaaaatatagcaacGACCAACATATGCACTATCAACGCATACTTCATGGTGGATTAAATGAAACAAATTTGGTATTATAAATATTGTTACTTTTtcctataaatttgatcaaagttGATCAAGTTCGACTCAGAACAAACCTAATACATGTACAATATGTAGATAAAAACAGAGGAAGTATTAAGTTGACAAAGGAACAATAGTCATCGTGGTCGTGGTCGTGATCGTTATCGCATGGTGGACACAAAATTCAGCATCAGCCGCTGTCGGTTTTGCTAATAAGTGTATAAGGAATGAATGCTGCCTGTAGTATACATAATCATACACACATTATTTCCTCCGTCCAAAATTATTAATTGTTTTAGTTTTTCTAGGTACATAGATTTTTATTATAAGACATGAAGGGAGCTGCTTATTACTGCATcatctatatatatattgttTTGTTACAATGCATCTGAGTGCATTTTGTATACAGAATACACCCACCCTCTCAGTTGCAATTGTGACAGTTCTAGTTGCAATCGGATCGGTTTGAGTTGCAACCGGTCCATCCAATTGCAACCGGATCAATCTGAGTTGCAACCGGTTCGCGTCCAGTTGTAACTGGCTCGCGCCCAGTTGCAATTAGTTCCGTTCAGTTGCAACCGGGTCGGTCTGAGTTGCAACTAGTTCGCGTCCAGTTGTAACTGGCTCGCGCCCAGTTGCAATCAGTTCCGTCCATTTGCAATTGGTCTATTCTTCCGGTTGCAATCAATGTAGTCTCACGGTTGTAAGTGCAGGATGGGTGCATTTTATACAGAGAATGCACCTTGTTACATTTTAGGTATATATATTCATATCCTGATCGATCAGGCTCCGGGACTGTGTGCAAAACCATATATATGCAGCAAACAGAAAGAATAATTGCTGCTGCTAGGTAGCTTCATTGACTGCCACCTGTCGTTTTCAGCTAGTAATCGATGGATCCGCGTAGTCGATTATATTCATTCATTCATGCATATAATGGACTAATTGGACTGAATAATTCATTGATTGATGCATGCTCAATCAATCAAGGACCAAAAAGCCAAGGGCCAATTTTAATTGTGGGCTCCATCGATCGCTAAGCTAGAGCTACCTACATACATCACTCATTCATTCCTTCATAGCGAGCGAGCTGATGGACCTATCTGAAGACGATCGGTCCAAGGACGCATGACCTGTGCAGTTTTTCTATTGGCTGCAGGATCGAAACAAAAAAAGAAACTGAAAATCTTAACTGATGGTGCATGCAGCAGATCCATGGAAGAAGCTAGAAGAACGAAGAAGCAAACGGCAACATGCATGGTTCTAGCTAGCTTGAGCGCACACAAGACTGGCTAGTAGTCATCAGATAGATCATCCACCACAGCTTCGATCTTGTATGCCTTGCTGGGCGTCGGTCAGTGTCAGCATCAGGTACCTGTCGCCAGGGATTTCGTCGATCCGGTTCCAGCAACGACGCCGTATACGAATGCGATTTCCATACCATATCTTTGGACGACGCTAGCTTTACTTCCTAGCTGCCTGTACATGTTCTGAATTTATTCATTATTATATATTATTTGTTCATCCATTTCCATGTACGGTTAATTCTCAAAGCATGCATATCATTAGTGGAGTGGCAAGCAAATACTAAATCTGCAAGGACCTAGTAGTTGCTACTGCTATTAATTTGTACAAGTAGCAACTGCCTTGAGAGTTGAGAGAGTAGGCAAGCATACACAAGTCTGAGACGACGTACGGTACGGGCGTAGGATACGCCATATTAATTACTGCAGATGCCCAATCTTCCAGTGGATTTGGAGTTCAAGGTGTCGAATGAAGCATAAACTCTTCTTTGGGCTGCTGATCCGAGTAGAATAAGTACACGTGGCCTCCTCAGCAGAAGAAACATGGAGTTAGACACCTACAACTACATGTGCATTCTCCACAAAAACTAGAGAGTCACACACCTCTTCCTACGCTGCAACTTTGCCAAAGCCTGTTGGATTTCTATTGGAGCTGCAGTGATCACAACAAAGCCTATGCTAAATATTTTCAGGCAGATCAAGAAAGAACTACAGGTGCCTTTTTTATGGAGATCATCATCCTCCTGTCCTGGAACATTTGGACGGCCAGAAACGACTGGATCTTTAAGAATATTGATCCCTTGGTGGAGAATTGCAAGAGGAACTTTGCTAACGAGATGTCTCTCCTCTCTCGCAGGGCCAAACCAGTCCTAGCTCTCGCTTTAGAAACATGTCTCCAATCTCTGTAACCTTTTCTTTCCTAGCTAGCTACCTTTCTTTGTCTTCTTTGTACATAAactttttcctcttcttttttaATAAAATCGCAGTAGGGGCGCGCCCCTCCTGCTCCATTAAAAAAAATTACTGCAGATACCTACCTGCCTAGAACTAACTGCCTTGCGTTGGATTCGTCGCTTCCCAATGCAAGTATCCGATGAATACTCCAAAGAGACGTTCCGTACATCCATCCATCTTCTTAATTGTTTACAGACagaagaagatgatgatcaCACAGTTGCTGCCATTTGTTTATGTTCGCCTCGATCGTCAAATACAAGCACTAGTTTATCTGAAGATGCGCGACGCATGGATCGCCGACATGCCTTCACAGCTTACTTCGTCAGATCCGAAGCAGGCAGGCAATGGTAGCTAGCTACAGCGATGATCGAACTGGTGTAGTAGACGGAGGGATGCAGCTCGCGACGAAGGAATTGAAGCTGATGACGATGATGGAAGTAACGCAAGCAAGGAACCAGGCTACCTGCAGCTCGCTCGCTGAACCCTATTCCTATCGATCCTACAGGGAGGGATGATAGATAGGGCGTTGCCATCTGAGTGAATCGGAATCTGGCTGATCGAGATGCAGGCCGGGACAGCCGCCGGGCGGCAGGCAGTGGGGCGATGCGATGCCGATGCGCACTGGCACTGTGTGACTGTGTCCGGTCCGATCCATCCATGGCAGGTGATCATGTCCACGAATCAATCAGCAACGAGCTCAATCTTGCTGTTCCCTGTCCAACACAGCCGTCGCCGTCACCACCAGCAAGCAGGTCGGCGATAAAATATTACGGCGCGGGCGCGGTAGCTGCCCGTCCCGGATTGGAGGGGGCCGCAGGTCGCTAGCTGCCGCTGCGACGCGGCCGCGCGGTTGCCGGGGCCGGAGCGGGACGCGGTGCGCCCACGGCGACCCAGATAACAACTGCCAGCCttcccatccatccatccatcgtaGCGAGCAGCGAGCCTGGCCCTCGGCTGCTCTACACGTGGCGCGGCCCGTACCGCTCTCCCTGCTGTGGTGAGGTGGGACCCAGGTGGGTGCGCCGATCATTGCTACGGCCGTGTTGGAGTGCACCAGGACATGCCCGGCCCGTTATTTTACTCGTTTATTGTGGGCCGTTATTGGAGCTACACAAAAGTATGGCAACGCATGGTCGCTGGTTTAGTTTGCTAGCTATAACCAAGACGCGACAAACCAACTGCGGCGTTAGGTTATTTGTCCAGATGCGGTGAACCAAGCTTTCTCTTTAGGCAACTCTCGTAGTCTGATAGCTCCGTAACCATATCATGCATGCACTTTTATATTATGCCCATGCTCGAACCACTTGTATCTACTAACCTTATCGCCGATGGTATCTGCTATATGTGTTGATAAAATGACAAGAATCAATATCTTGTCTTTGTTCTTACATTCTCGCTTGGAGTACAAAGAATCTCAAATGGATTTTATAGCTATGCTTATCGAGTGCTTGTCTTAATGTGGCCGTAGAGTCTACAAAATCGTTTTATGGTTCCTGAAGATGCCTGCTCTAGAACATAAGCATTGCCCAATTTGCACAAAAATGGCTACCATGCCACGCATACTTATGTGTCCAACCACACCAGGGAGTCTAAACGTTGACATCACAGTAGCCGGGGAGTGGGCATCAGGGCAAGGTAGATTCCGGCCGGGAGCCCCCGAGCAATACTACATAGAGGCGCGCGCGCACATGAACACATGCCACAGGCAGCAGTCTCTCTCTGATGAAATATGGAAGACAGGGAAGAGGCCAAGATGGTGAGATCTGGCTGGCTCTTCCCTCTCCTTCCTGCCCACTTGTCCAAAGAATTCTCTTTTATTCCGGTCCACCACTCCGGCCCGCGGCAGCACACCTCCACCCCCAGCCACATTTGATCCCCCTCCCCCACATGGCACCCCGCCTCCTCCCTCCACTACTCCCGGCTCGTCgtcgtctcctcctcctcctcttccgccgtcgccgtcgccgctaGCCCGCCCCAGCTCGCCGCCTTCTTCCGGTAGTAGCTAgcgccaccaccagcagcagcgaCCTGCACCATGGACCTCGACCC
Protein-coding sequences here:
- the LOC112893365 gene encoding probable protein ABIL3; protein product: MEAVAMSPSSVSSHIHDAASITDDMSLQEGLLFSDTLKDLRNLRSQLYSAAEYFEVFYRNNSHKSTVMTSLKDYTVEALVSTVDHLGFVSYKVDNLVSEKADEVNETEFLVSSVEQRVRICQQTMDQEGRSQQALLIKGPKYHRRYILPGMDLLESSIHPVSEPPRYNRQYTSRKMHKSQSSISTPGCRQATMRRARSPSPTPKDAYHRSRSLSPSQKARAKSPSPRIVNSNTKEIRAGSPIPDSNPLARSSTVARKPPVNSKHLRQTSMQLHTDWDHHKEQEKSSSKGRGFLKSLLTRRRWRNDESLYSYLDEY